One part of the Amphiura filiformis chromosome 5, Afil_fr2py, whole genome shotgun sequence genome encodes these proteins:
- the LOC140153668 gene encoding MAD2L1-binding protein-like, with protein MAAVRKFPKKTAENYYCKIPLHGVVAPHSKARLVVETLKYLMFQRQQIPLPFEQLKFQQRQECEGRNTDKPTKKPLSLEQKRWATLVQSTEELIENIGSLFCVCKVSHILVIFGATIVSPKEVHHIIFTDQTHGNVTDDAKLSTKHCQRQFMRAMITNNNLIDAKTLPLTSTHMMVFAHRDSGLQWFKPKANFRMPARGQHYTFEVQCGSVQAKEGNGRLESSDDIPELSSETSSDSAEDKAGAACSSLSVSDSDVPDTHMWFQAPLIIKGVKDKTSRKASSSDIWM; from the exons ATGGCTGCCGTACGCAAGTTTCCCAAGAAAACGGCGGAAAATTATTACTGTAAAATCCCTCTTCATGGTGTAGTTGCGCCACACAGTAAAGCCAGACTTGTCGTTGAGACTTTGAAGTATTTAATGTTCCAAAGACAACAGATTCCACTGCCTTTTGAACAGTTGAAATTCCAACAACGGCAGGAATGTGAG GGGAGAAATACGGACAAGCCAACTAAAAAGCCTCTCAGTTTGGAGCAGAAAAGGTGGGCCACTCTAGTTCAATCCACAGAAGAACTCATTGAAAATATTGGCTCCCTCTTCTGTGTGTGCAAGGTCTCCCACATCCTTGTTATCTTTGGAGCTACAATCGTCAGTCCGAAAGAGGTCCATCACATTATATTTACAGACCAAACTCATGGTAATGTTACTGACGATGCAAAGCTTAGCACCAAACACTGCCAGAGACAATTCATGAGAGCCATGATAACGAATAACAACCTGATAGACGCTAAAACGTTACCGTTAACAAGCACCCACATGATGGTATTTGCGCACAGGGATAGTGGTTTACAATGGTTTAAGCCTAAAGCAAATTTTAGGATGCCAGCGAGAGGGCAGCATTATACGTTTGAAGTGCAGTGTGGGAGTGTGCAGGCAAAGGAAGGGAATGGTAGGTTGGAATCATCAGATGATATTCCAGAGTTGTCTTCAGAAACCAGCAGTGATTCAGCAGAAGATAAGGCTGGAGCTGCTTGCAGTTCCTTGTCCGTTAGCGATTCGGATGTCCCGGACACTCATATGTGGTTTCAAGCTCCGTTGATAATTAAAGGTGTCAAAGATAAGACATCGAGAAAAGCATCATCTTCAGACATTTGGATGTGA
- the LOC140153669 gene encoding 5-hydroxymethyl-dUMP N-hydrolase-like, with product MSLKIYFCGSIRGGRQDGDLYAKLIKQLQSYGTVLTEHVGDKNVLTDSEKGTMSEKDIHDRDVAWLTECDAVVAEVTQVSLGVGYEIGRAVAMNKKILCLYRPQPDKRLSAMIAGAYDDSFSVHNYKEEEAAGIFKDFFAKISS from the exons ATGAGTTTAAAGATTTATTTTTGTGGCAGCATCCGTGGAGGTCGACAGGATGGAGATCTGTATGCTAAGCTCATTAAACAACTTCAGAGTTATGGCACAGTTCTTACTGAACACGTTGGAGACAAAAACGTATTGACAGATTCTGAAAAAG GTACGATGTCAGAGAAAGATATCCATGACAGAGATGTAGCATGGCTCACAGAATGTGATG CCGTGGTAGCAGAAGTCACTCAGGTATCACTTGGCGTTGGGTATGAGATTGGAAGAGCTGTTGCTATGAACAAGAAGATTCTTTGTCTCTACAGGCCTCAACCTGATAAAC GATTATCTGCCATGATAGCTGGTGCATATGACGACTCATTCTCTGTACACAATTATAAGGAGGAAGAGGCTGCTGGTATATTCAAGGATTTCTTTGCCAAAATATCGTCATAG